One Argonema galeatum A003/A1 DNA window includes the following coding sequences:
- a CDS encoding type II toxin-antitoxin system VapC family toxin, which produces MTKYLLDTNVVLRFCNPDDLQHHLATVAISCLLTQADECFLTAQVLIELWVVATRPIEVNGLGWTTEKTRNIIDELLNRFPLLEEYPQIFPNWLDLVTTNKVMGKRTHDVRLIAVMLANKITHLLTFNPSDFAVKSSITVVRPQELVV; this is translated from the coding sequence ATGACAAAATATCTACTAGATACCAATGTAGTCCTGCGTTTTTGTAACCCTGACGATCTGCAACATCATCTGGCAACAGTTGCAATATCTTGTTTACTAACCCAAGCGGATGAATGTTTTCTGACAGCGCAAGTATTAATAGAACTTTGGGTAGTTGCAACAAGACCAATTGAAGTAAATGGCTTAGGATGGACTACAGAAAAAACGCGAAACATAATAGACGAGCTTCTTAATCGCTTCCCATTGCTAGAAGAATACCCACAAATTTTTCCCAATTGGTTAGATTTGGTCACAACTAATAAAGTTATGGGGAAACGTACTCACGATGTCCGTCTCATTGCGGTTATGCTAGCAAATAAAATTACACATCTTCTGACCTTCAATCCAAGCGATTTTGCGGTTAAATCAAGCATTACAGTTGTACGTCCACAGGAATTAGTGGTATAG
- a CDS encoding DUF433 domain-containing protein has protein sequence MKYDKIITIEPGKRSGKPCIRRMRITVYDILEYLAGGMTEAEILEDFSELTSEDIKACLAFAADREKKLFVVSL, from the coding sequence ATGAAATACGATAAAATAATCACGATTGAACCAGGCAAACGCAGCGGCAAGCCGTGTATTCGGAGAATGCGAATCACTGTGTACGATATCCTAGAATATCTGGCAGGTGGTATGACAGAGGCAGAAATTCTAGAAGATTTTTCGGAACTCACTTCGGAAGACATCAAAGCTTGCCTTGCCTTTGCAGCCGATCGTGAGAAAAAATTATTTGTGGTATCCTTGTGA
- a CDS encoding DUF5615 family PIN-like protein: MKLLLDENLSDRIIHRIIDLYPDSAHVKTLALTNTDDSVIWEYAKVNDFAIISKDSDFHQRSLLYGHPPKFIYLRIGNSPTDKIVQILRDNFETVIEFWNSEVESILVLT, encoded by the coding sequence GTGAAACTACTACTAGACGAAAACCTGTCAGATCGGATTATTCACAGAATTATCGATTTATATCCCGATTCTGCTCATGTCAAAACCTTGGCACTTACGAATACTGATGATTCTGTTATTTGGGAATATGCAAAGGTAAATGATTTCGCGATCATTTCCAAAGATTCTGATTTTCATCAACGTAGTTTGCTCTACGGTCATCCGCCTAAATTTATCTACCTTCGCATTGGTAACAGCCCAACTGACAAGATTGTTCAGATATTGAGAGATAATTTTGAGACGGTAATTGAATTTTGGAATAGCGAAGTAGAAAGCATATTGGTATTGACGTAG
- a CDS encoding XisI protein, with amino-acid sequence MEKLDYRKLVKKVIEQHASEQPEAEANQAHIVFDTERDSYLLLYVGWRDEERLYGCPIHIDIQDEKIWIQRDFTEEGIANQLAEMGVPKTDIVLGFRSPYVRQFTEFAVR; translated from the coding sequence ATGGAAAAACTAGATTATCGCAAGTTGGTTAAAAAAGTCATAGAGCAACACGCCAGCGAACAACCGGAAGCAGAGGCTAATCAGGCTCACATTGTTTTTGATACGGAACGAGATAGCTATTTGTTGCTGTATGTGGGATGGCGAGATGAAGAACGACTTTATGGGTGTCCAATTCATATTGATATCCAAGATGAAAAAATTTGGATTCAGCGAGATTTTACGGAGGAAGGAATTGCTAATCAATTAGCAGAAATGGGTGTACCGAAAACCGATATTGTCTTGGGATTTCGATCGCCTTATGTTCGACAATTCACTGAATTTGCTGTGAGGTAA
- a CDS encoding XisH family protein codes for MEKDGWTITNEPLFLKPSQEVTMKVDLAAEKLLSAQKGNQKIAVEVKSFVGLSAISEFHTAVGQFLNYQVALEKMQPERILYLAIPTDIYQEFFTDSFVQEVVNRYQIKLLVFHVQKQEIALWKN; via the coding sequence TTGGAGAAAGATGGATGGACAATTACCAATGAGCCACTGTTTTTGAAACCCAGTCAGGAAGTTACAATGAAGGTGGACTTGGCAGCAGAGAAGTTACTATCGGCTCAAAAGGGGAATCAAAAAATAGCTGTAGAGGTAAAGAGTTTTGTTGGTTTATCGGCAATCTCTGAATTTCATACGGCTGTTGGTCAGTTTTTAAACTATCAGGTAGCGTTAGAAAAAATGCAACCAGAACGGATACTGTATTTAGCTATACCTACAGATATTTATCAAGAGTTTTTTACAGATTCATTTGTCCAAGAAGTGGTTAACCGATATCAAATTAAGTTGCTGGTTTTTCATGTTCAGAAACAGGAGATAGCACTATGGAAAAACTAG
- a CDS encoding DUF6888 family protein, with translation MPTAEQGIRCVILCQSLTNTFTPIFVVRLDERTGNLFILAGDNIEIEIYPNGLWRFL, from the coding sequence TTGCCAACTGCTGAACAAGGGATCAGATGTGTCATACTATGTCAATCCTTGACCAATACATTCACCCCTATTTTCGTTGTTCGCCTGGACGAGCGAACAGGTAATCTGTTTATCTTGGCAGGAGATAACATAGAGATAGAAATCTATCCCAATGGTCTTTGGAGGTTTTTGTGA
- a CDS encoding DUF6887 family protein, which produces MKPDFNSMTKIELRTYVIAHPNDKAAFHAFVDRFTSEASPQTFDIPKSNAEVEEVDILIRQKLAQLKTS; this is translated from the coding sequence ATGAAGCCTGACTTTAATAGCATGACTAAAATTGAGCTAAGAACTTACGTCATTGCTCACCCCAACGATAAGGCAGCGTTTCATGCCTTTGTTGACCGTTTTACCTCTGAAGCATCTCCACAGACTTTTGACATCCCGAAATCAAATGCGGAGGTTGAGGAAGTTGATATCTTAATTAGACAAAAGTTAGCACAACTGAAGACGAGCTAG
- a CDS encoding ABC transporter substrate-binding protein: MNWFPLSAKQFRSVAKFFGLFCLCFFLIVSCGKRPTASGPSVSPDTSTGGSRLTVGTTLKPRTLDPADAYELAASNVLYSLGDRLYTYKLGTDQLEPQLATALPKISPDGLTYTIPLRQGVVFHDGTPFNAKAMTFSLERFIKNGGKPSSLLSDLVESVKASGEYELTIKLKNAFAPFPSLLAYASLCAVSPKAYEIGTGKFTPTNFVGTGPYKLVQFSPNSIRLDVFDKYWGKKPSNQGIDFEILTSSANLYNSVTTGAVDIAYQSFDPDQIVGLQNRAKSGNWQVIEAQSNVMNYMVLNTKQKPLDKPEVRQAIASLVNRQLINERVLRNQGDPAYSMIPKTFDVSKPVFEEGYGDGNITKAKELLTKAGFSKENPLKLEVWYSSGSAIRQQIASLLGEYAKQQLEGIVQIQPQAVESATFFANIRKGIYQSALLDWYPDFTDADNYIQPLLSCTKGSEATGCEQGASQSQGSFYYSDRMNKLIQQERAEQNPQKRKQIFVEIQDLLAKDVPLIPLWQSKDYAFAKKGLQGVQLDPIQQLPLWEISKNK; this comes from the coding sequence ATGAACTGGTTTCCCCTATCTGCTAAACAATTTCGTTCGGTTGCAAAATTCTTCGGTCTGTTCTGTCTTTGTTTTTTTCTGATCGTCAGCTGCGGTAAGCGACCAACTGCTTCTGGGCCAAGTGTTTCTCCCGACACGAGTACTGGCGGTTCGCGCCTCACAGTAGGTACAACCCTCAAACCACGGACGCTTGACCCTGCTGACGCCTACGAACTAGCCGCTAGCAATGTCCTCTACAGCTTGGGCGATCGCCTCTATACCTACAAACTAGGCACCGACCAACTGGAACCGCAACTCGCTACAGCACTACCCAAAATAAGTCCTGATGGTTTAACTTACACCATCCCGTTGCGTCAGGGAGTTGTTTTCCACGATGGCACTCCCTTCAACGCCAAAGCAATGACGTTCTCTCTGGAACGTTTCATTAAAAACGGTGGCAAACCTTCATCCCTGCTTTCAGATCTTGTTGAATCTGTCAAGGCTTCTGGAGAGTACGAACTAACAATTAAGCTCAAAAATGCCTTTGCTCCATTTCCATCACTTTTAGCTTATGCGAGTCTGTGCGCTGTCTCACCCAAAGCTTATGAAATTGGTACTGGCAAATTCACACCTACCAACTTTGTAGGAACTGGCCCTTACAAATTGGTTCAGTTTAGTCCTAACTCTATCCGCCTTGACGTTTTTGATAAGTATTGGGGTAAGAAACCATCAAATCAGGGAATTGACTTTGAGATTCTCACCAGTTCAGCTAATTTGTATAATTCTGTCACCACTGGTGCGGTAGATATTGCCTATCAAAGTTTCGATCCCGATCAGATTGTCGGTCTGCAAAATAGGGCGAAGTCGGGTAACTGGCAAGTGATTGAAGCTCAGAGTAATGTGATGAATTATATGGTTCTGAATACGAAGCAGAAACCTCTGGATAAACCAGAAGTGAGACAGGCGATCGCTTCGCTAGTCAACCGTCAACTAATCAATGAGCGCGTGCTTAGAAATCAGGGAGATCCTGCCTATAGCATGATTCCCAAAACGTTTGATGTATCCAAGCCAGTATTTGAAGAAGGTTATGGCGATGGCAATATTACCAAAGCGAAAGAACTGCTGACTAAGGCAGGATTTTCTAAAGAGAATCCCTTGAAATTAGAAGTTTGGTATTCTTCAGGTTCAGCCATTCGACAGCAGATTGCCAGTTTGCTCGGCGAATATGCTAAGCAGCAACTAGAAGGAATAGTGCAAATTCAACCGCAAGCTGTAGAATCGGCTACTTTCTTTGCCAACATTCGCAAAGGAATTTATCAAAGTGCTTTGCTGGATTGGTATCCAGATTTTACAGACGCCGACAACTACATTCAACCTTTGTTGAGTTGTACCAAAGGTTCAGAAGCAACTGGTTGCGAACAAGGCGCGAGTCAAAGTCAGGGGTCGTTTTATTATAGCGATCGCATGAATAAATTGATTCAGCAAGAACGCGCCGAACAAAACCCCCAAAAGCGCAAACAAATTTTTGTTGAAATTCAAGACTTACTAGCTAAAGACGTTCCCTTAATTCCCCTATGGCAAAGCAAAGATTATGCTTTTGCCAAAAAAGGATTGCAAGGCGTCCAGCTAGATCCAATTCAGCAATTGCCTTTGTGGGAAATCAGTAAAAATAAATAG
- a CDS encoding sulfate/molybdate ABC transporter ATP-binding protein: MGIVVENVSKQFGTFKAVDEVSLEVKSGSLVALLGPSGSGKSTLLRLIAGLEKPDSGRIWITGKDATYTNVQEREIGFVFQHYALFKHMTVRQNIGFGLEIRKVSKPQIKTRVQELLDLIQLGSLGDRYPSQLSGGQRQRVALARALAVQPQVLLLDEPFGALDAKVRKDLRAWLRRLHDEVHVTTVFVTHDQEEAMEVADEIVVTNKGKIEQVGSPAQIYDHPATPFVMSFIGPVNVLSSTSPIFQESGIESTHPEIFLRPHDIIIQREPNGNTVPARISRLINLGWEVQAELILDDGQVVTAHLSRERFNELELEPQQRVHVKPKDAKSFPLYYSI, translated from the coding sequence GTGGGCATAGTTGTTGAGAATGTATCTAAGCAGTTCGGCACTTTCAAAGCCGTTGACGAAGTTAGCTTGGAAGTAAAAAGTGGCTCTCTGGTCGCTCTACTGGGGCCATCCGGATCGGGTAAGTCAACTCTGCTGCGGTTAATTGCAGGTCTAGAAAAGCCAGATAGCGGCAGAATCTGGATCACTGGCAAGGATGCCACCTATACTAACGTCCAAGAGCGCGAAATTGGGTTTGTGTTCCAGCACTATGCTTTGTTCAAGCACATGACGGTGCGCCAGAATATTGGCTTTGGTCTAGAGATTCGCAAAGTGTCGAAACCTCAGATAAAGACGCGGGTGCAAGAATTGCTGGATCTGATTCAACTAGGTAGTTTAGGCGATCGCTACCCATCCCAGCTATCCGGCGGTCAACGCCAACGGGTCGCCCTCGCAAGGGCCTTAGCAGTTCAACCCCAAGTATTACTGCTGGATGAACCGTTCGGGGCCCTAGATGCCAAAGTGCGTAAAGACCTCCGCGCCTGGTTGCGACGCCTCCATGACGAAGTTCACGTTACTACAGTTTTTGTCACCCACGACCAAGAAGAAGCAATGGAAGTTGCCGATGAAATCGTCGTGACGAATAAAGGTAAAATCGAGCAGGTAGGCTCACCAGCCCAGATTTATGACCACCCAGCCACACCCTTTGTCATGAGTTTTATTGGCCCGGTAAATGTACTATCCAGTACATCCCCGATTTTCCAAGAAAGTGGGATTGAGTCTACCCACCCAGAAATCTTTCTGCGCCCCCACGACATCATCATCCAACGAGAGCCCAACGGAAATACAGTACCTGCTAGAATCAGCCGCTTGATTAACCTGGGTTGGGAAGTCCAGGCTGAATTAATATTGGATGACGGTCAGGTAGTCACGGCACACCTCTCCAGAGAGCGGTTTAACGAGTTAGAACTGGAACCGCAACAGCGCGTTCACGTAAAACCAAAGGATGCTAAATCGTTTCCGCTGTACTATTCAATCTAG
- a CDS encoding response regulator — protein MPAKILVVDDELPLERLICQQFRKKIRAKELEFIFAHNGVEALDKLKVDPHVDMVLTDINMPEMDGLTLLERLKEFEPKLKTVVVTAYSDMAKIRKAMNLDAFDFLTKPIDFQDLEITINRTLESVQQSKETQRQLQQVQTQLIQKEKMSSLGQLVAGVAHEINNPVSFIAGNLCHAQDYIEDMINLLHLYQENYPDPVPAIQEEIEAIELDYLTEDLPKLLVSMKVGIERIYQISVALRTFSRSDTASKILFDIHEGLESTLLILRHRLKGSGDRPAIVVIKEYRDLPQVECYPGPLNQVFMNIFANALDALEEAIIKGTIEEVPTIKISTEMREDSVRVLIADNGIGMTEEIKSQLFAPMFTTKPTGKGTGLGLSISRQIMEEKHGGQLTYISAPGLGTEFIIEIPIQQLEKV, from the coding sequence ATGCCAGCCAAAATTCTTGTGGTGGATGATGAGCTACCGCTAGAACGCCTGATATGTCAGCAATTTCGCAAAAAAATTCGCGCCAAGGAGCTGGAATTCATTTTTGCTCACAATGGTGTAGAAGCTTTAGATAAACTGAAAGTAGACCCGCACGTAGATATGGTGCTGACCGACATCAATATGCCGGAGATGGATGGGTTAACTTTGCTGGAGAGACTGAAGGAATTTGAGCCGAAACTCAAAACAGTAGTGGTGACAGCCTACAGCGATATGGCAAAAATTAGAAAGGCGATGAATCTAGATGCTTTTGATTTTCTGACGAAGCCGATAGATTTTCAAGATTTAGAAATTACCATCAACCGCACTTTGGAGTCAGTGCAACAAAGTAAAGAAACTCAGCGGCAGTTGCAACAGGTGCAGACCCAACTAATTCAAAAGGAAAAAATGTCCTCGTTGGGGCAGTTGGTGGCGGGGGTAGCTCATGAAATTAACAATCCAGTAAGTTTCATTGCCGGGAATTTATGCCATGCTCAAGATTATATTGAAGACATGATAAACTTGTTGCATTTATATCAGGAGAATTATCCCGATCCGGTGCCAGCAATTCAAGAAGAAATCGAGGCGATCGAATTAGACTATCTGACGGAAGATTTGCCTAAGCTGCTCGTATCGATGAAAGTGGGGATCGAACGCATTTACCAAATTAGTGTTGCTCTAAGAACTTTTTCTCGATCGGATACTGCTTCTAAAATCCTATTCGATATTCACGAGGGGCTAGAAAGTACGCTGTTGATTTTGCGGCATCGACTGAAAGGAAGTGGCGATCGCCCAGCTATAGTGGTGATTAAAGAATACCGCGATTTGCCCCAGGTGGAGTGCTACCCTGGCCCACTTAACCAAGTGTTTATGAATATTTTCGCTAATGCGCTCGATGCTTTGGAAGAGGCAATAATCAAGGGAACAATCGAGGAAGTGCCTACAATTAAAATTAGCACGGAAATGCGGGAAGATTCGGTGAGAGTTTTGATTGCCGACAATGGTATTGGCATGACAGAAGAGATCAAGTCGCAGCTATTCGCGCCGATGTTTACTACCAAACCCACAGGTAAAGGTACTGGGTTGGGATTGTCTATCAGTCGTCAGATTATGGAGGAAAAACATGGGGGTCAACTGACGTACATTTCGGCACCAGGGCTGGGTACAGAGTTTATTATTGAAATACCAATACAGCAATTAGAAAAGGTGTAG